The DNA sequence GAAAAATCCAGCGGTTCCTCGTCGAGCACGCGCGCGAGATCGGGTTCAATCCGTTCGATAATCCTCGATATATGAAGCCGCTTCCCCGGCGGGAAAAGGTCGCCGTGATCGGTGCGGGGCCATCCGGCCTCAGTTGCGCCGCCGAGCTCGCGAAGAACGGGGTCGGCGTCACCGTCTTCGAGGAGCGTGATGAGCCGGGCGGCGTGCTGCGGTACGGCGTTCCCTCCTTCCGGTTCGACGAACGCTTCCTTGGCCATGAGATCGACGACCTGAAAAGTCTCGGCGTCGAGTTCCGCTGTTCGACGCCTCTCCGGGGACGCGGCGAGGTCGAGGCCCTGCTGAAGAAAGAATACCAGGCGGTGTTCATCGGAACCGGCCTGTGGGAGCCGATGCGCCTCTTCGATGATTCCGGCCGGGGCGAGGGGGTCTTCTCCTCCATCCGCTTCCTCGAAGCGTTTCGTTCCGGGAATACCGGTGAGCCGGCGAACGCCTGCTCGGGAAAAGCGGTCGCTATCGTCGGCGGCGGCTCGGTGGCGATCGACTGCGCCCGGGTCGCCCGAAAACTCGGCGCGCGCGATGTCTACCTGGTGTATCGCCGCTCCTACGAGCAGATGCCCGCCGAAGAGGACGAGCGTCGCGAGGCGCTCGCCGAGGGGATTCATTTTCTCCTGCTGAATCAGCCGGTCGGCATCGTTCGCGGCGACGGCAAGCGCCTTTCCGGGCTTCGGCTGGTCCGGACGCAGCTCGGCGGCGAAGGCGCGTCGGGCCGCCGAAAACCGGTCGAGATCCCCGGTACCGAGTGGATTCTCGACGTGCAGACGGTGGTCGAGGCCATCGGGAACCAGGCCCCCGCCGGATCGCCCGACCTGTATCCGGGCGTGACCGTGACCGGGGCGCGCCTCATCGTCGCGGATGCCGGGACCGGCCGGACCTCGCTGCCGGGCGTGTTCGCGGGCGGCGATATCGTCCGTGGCCCCGCCACCGTCGTCGAGGCCGTCGCCGACGGCAAGGCGGCGGCGCGGGCCGTCATGGCTCATTTCGAACTGCAGACGCCGAACGGAGGAGAAAAATAGTATGCCGAATAAAATCATCGATCTGTCCGTCGATTTCTGCGGCGTCCGGTTCCTGAACCCGTTCATGCTGTCGTCGTCGCCGGTCTCGAACAGCGCCGAGATGATCGCCCGCGCCTTCGAGGCGGGATGGGGCGGCGTCGCCTACAAGACTCTCGTCAGCGACCGCATTCCCATCTACCACCCTTCGCCGCGCATGCACGGGTATCATTACGGCGAGAAGCGGCTGATCGGCCTACAGAACGTCGAACAGACCACCGACCGCGGCCTTCAGCCGAACCTGCGCGACATCGCCTGGCTCAAGAAGCGATACCCGAAACACATCGTGATGGCCAGCATCATGGGCTTCTCGAACCAGGAGTGGGCCGACCTGGCGAAGGCCTCCGCCGACGCGGGCGCCGACATGCTCGAACTGAATTTCAGCTGCCCGCACATGACGGTCGAGGGCTCCGGGGCCAAGGTCGGCCAGGCGTTCGACCTCGTCCAAAAGTTCACCGAGACCGTGCGGGGCGTCACGAAGCTGCCGCTGGTGGCCAAGATGACGCCCAACATCGCCGACATGAACGAGCCGGCGATGGCGGCCAAGCGCGGCGGCGCCGACGGCATCTCGGCGATCAACACCGTGGCCGGCATCTCGGAAGTGGGCCTCGACGATTACGTTCCCCGGCCCAACGTCTTCGGCAAGGGCGCCATGAGCGGGTATTCCGGCCCGGCCATCAAGCCGATCGGCCTGAAGTTCATCGCCCAGATGGCGAAAAATCCCGAACTGGCCCTGCCGCTCTCGGGAATGGGCGGCATCGAGACCTGGGTCGACGCGCTGGAATACCTGCTCGTCGGCGCGACGACCGTCCAGGTGACGACCGGCATCATCCATTACGGCTACCGCATCGTCGAGGACATGATCGAGGGCCTGTCCGACTACATGGCCCGGCGCGGCATCGCCCGCGTGGCCGACCTGGTCGGAAAGGCCGCCGGCAACGTCCACGAGACCGGCGAGTTCGACGTCATGCGCCAGGGAATCGCAACCTACGACCTCGACCGCTGCGTCGGCTGCGGCCAGTGCTACATCGTCTGCCGCGACGCTGGCGGCAGCGCCCTCTCCTGGGACGCCGAAAAGCGCCGCCCGAACCTCGACGACGACGCCTGCCTGAGCTGCATGGTCTGCAGCTTCGTCTGCCCCGTCACCGGCCTGATCTCTTTCCGCGAAATGCCAAACTCCTGGAAGCGCAAACCCACCGTCACCCTGGGCTGAACCCTTCAGCGAAGTAAAGTGAGCACGAGGAGATTTTCGCGGGCCGCCGTTCTAAAACAGATTCCGGGGAGGAGATTTGAATCGGTTCTTTTCCCTGGACATGATTCTTGCGTACACCTTATACTCGCGCCGGAGGAGACGGTAAGATCAGGAACGAGTGTTAGAATGAGCAACGGGAAAGTGCCTTCCCGGGCAGAAACAGACAGCTATGTGGCTTCTTGAATTCAGCTTTTATCTCGTCACCGGCATCATCGTCTGGATGATGTTCGGGTATTTCATCCTCCTCAGGGTAATGGGAATCCTCAAGGGGTTCACCCCCCCCGCGATCCCCGAAAATCTCCCTCACATCACGGTCATCGTCCCCTGCTACAACGAGGAGGGAGGCATTGCCGAAAAGCTCGCGAACATCCGTGAGCTTGCCTACCCACCAGAAAAACTCGAAGTTCTCTTCGTGGACGGCGGATCGAAGGACCGGACGGTGGCTCTGCTGGAAGAGGCGATCTCGCCGTCGGAACCGTTCACGGTTCTCCGGTCTCCACGCGGCGGGAAGATCAACCAGTTGAATTTCGCCCTCTCCCAGGCAAAAGGTGAGATCATCTTCAACACCGATGCCGACGCCATGATGGAAAAGGACTGTCTGCGCTGGTGCATCGCCGAGTTTGCACGGGGGCCGGACGTGCTCGTCGTCGGCGCCTACTGCTCACCGCACCCCCAAGCCCTCGAAATGGAAAAATACCACTGGATATCCCAGAACAAGGGCCGATTCCTGGAAAGCGACGCATGCTGTTCCTCCATCGTGGTCGCCCCCTGCTACGCGTTCAGGAGGTCCCTGGTCACGTCGTTCCCGGATGATGTAATAGCTGATGATATTTATGTCGCCTATATGGGGCATGCGTCCGGCGGCCGCACGATCTTTTCCCATCATGCGCGGGTCCAGGAAATACGGGTGCCGACGGATCAGGGAATGTTCATTGCCCACAAGTTCCGCAAGAGCAATGCATTCCTGCGGGAGTCTCTGCGGTTCCTTCACCGCCTTCCCGACATGGGGATGTTCTGCAAGACCATGTTCATCACCAGGATCGGGCAGCAGCTCTTCCTGCCGGCCCTCCTGATCTGGTGGTTCCTGATCGCCGGCGCGCTCCTCTCCCTCAGCAGCTTCGTTCCGCTGATCCTTGGCGTCACGTGCATACTCCTGACATTTGTGATCACGAGCTTCGTCTTCTCCACCGTGCCGCTTCCCGAAGAGGCCGCAAAGTCGTCGATTACGACGATGGTGAAAGGATATATCATATCTCTCTCGATTCTCCTGGCCATGGCCGTCAGTTACCCGTTCTATCGCCAGACCAGCAGCTATGCCCGGATTGGAGACGCAGTGAAATGAAGGGACGCGCATCGGCTGGCCGGCGCACGGACGGAAAGGCTCGAGTATGAACACCTGGGTGAAGACGTTTCTTCAGAACGTGCGGTACGCGTTCCGGCCGGACAAACCGTTGCTGTTCGTCCGGCTCGCGCATGCCGTGTTCCGCTCGTATGTGCTCCGGTCGCCGCCCCTGCGGTATGTCGATTTTTCCATCGGGTTCGAGTGCAACATGGCGTGTGAACATTGTTTTGCGACGGCCCTG is a window from the Candidatus Ozemobacteraceae bacterium genome containing:
- a CDS encoding glycosyltransferase, whose amino-acid sequence is MWLLEFSFYLVTGIIVWMMFGYFILLRVMGILKGFTPPAIPENLPHITVIVPCYNEEGGIAEKLANIRELAYPPEKLEVLFVDGGSKDRTVALLEEAISPSEPFTVLRSPRGGKINQLNFALSQAKGEIIFNTDADAMMEKDCLRWCIAEFARGPDVLVVGAYCSPHPQALEMEKYHWISQNKGRFLESDACCSSIVVAPCYAFRRSLVTSFPDDVIADDIYVAYMGHASGGRTIFSHHARVQEIRVPTDQGMFIAHKFRKSNAFLRESLRFLHRLPDMGMFCKTMFITRIGQQLFLPALLIWWFLIAGALLSLSSFVPLILGVTCILLTFVITSFVFSTVPLPEEAAKSSITTMVKGYIISLSILLAMAVSYPFYRQTSSYARIGDAVK
- the preA gene encoding NAD-dependent dihydropyrimidine dehydrogenase subunit PreA, with translation MPNKIIDLSVDFCGVRFLNPFMLSSSPVSNSAEMIARAFEAGWGGVAYKTLVSDRIPIYHPSPRMHGYHYGEKRLIGLQNVEQTTDRGLQPNLRDIAWLKKRYPKHIVMASIMGFSNQEWADLAKASADAGADMLELNFSCPHMTVEGSGAKVGQAFDLVQKFTETVRGVTKLPLVAKMTPNIADMNEPAMAAKRGGADGISAINTVAGISEVGLDDYVPRPNVFGKGAMSGYSGPAIKPIGLKFIAQMAKNPELALPLSGMGGIETWVDALEYLLVGATTVQVTTGIIHYGYRIVEDMIEGLSDYMARRGIARVADLVGKAAGNVHETGEFDVMRQGIATYDLDRCVGCGQCYIVCRDAGGSALSWDAEKRRPNLDDDACLSCMVCSFVCPVTGLISFREMPNSWKRKPTVTLG
- a CDS encoding FAD-dependent oxidoreductase produces the protein EPPCSKGCPAGTDPGTFIRKFRLRNVTGAIRTIKENNILGGVCGVLCPAARMCEKACSACGIDRPVRIGKIQRFLVEHAREIGFNPFDNPRYMKPLPRREKVAVIGAGPSGLSCAAELAKNGVGVTVFEERDEPGGVLRYGVPSFRFDERFLGHEIDDLKSLGVEFRCSTPLRGRGEVEALLKKEYQAVFIGTGLWEPMRLFDDSGRGEGVFSSIRFLEAFRSGNTGEPANACSGKAVAIVGGGSVAIDCARVARKLGARDVYLVYRRSYEQMPAEEDERREALAEGIHFLLLNQPVGIVRGDGKRLSGLRLVRTQLGGEGASGRRKPVEIPGTEWILDVQTVVEAIGNQAPAGSPDLYPGVTVTGARLIVADAGTGRTSLPGVFAGGDIVRGPATVVEAVADGKAAARAVMAHFELQTPNGGEK